AGCTTAAGTTGACCATGAAATATTAAATAGGCATAAATCAACGTATAAATACGGCATCTCGCCATATAGAAAGCGTTATACACTTCGCAGTGCAAAAAGGTTCACATCCAAAACGACATTCGCTAAAATGTGTGCTGCTAATTCACAATACAGTTTTCGGAGCTTAACTATGAAAAAATTCCTGTTCCTTCTTTCGTTAATTTCTCTGAATAGTCATGCAGCATTTACTTTCGATTTAACCGACCCGAATAACCTAAAATTAGCGGATGCCTTCCCTTCTTATGAACTTTTGCGAATTGTTGATTTTTCTGATACTCAAAGTGGCCGTTCTTTAGTTGCTTTTAAAGCTGATAAGAACAGTGAAAACTGGGATTCTATTTTCTCTGCAGACATCAGCAGCACTAAGGATGGGAAGCAAAAACTTTACATCTATCTTGCTAAAACTTGTAATGACAAAGATATAATAGAAGAAACTGTGGTTAAGACCAATGGACAAAATGTTCGTTATCATTCGTTTTGTAATGGTTCAAATATCTATTTGACTCCATACAGTAAAGCCGGAGATAACTTCTTGGTTGACCAGTTTAAAAAGAAAAATATTGTTAAGTTTGAGTTTTCTGATATTTCCTTGATTTTTGATGCAAAGGGCTTTACCAAAGCATGGAACAGTTATGGTGGGGATGCGCTGTAAAAACGTTCAACAAAGCATTTAAGAGTGATTTGCAACGCTTAGCGTTAGAAATCTGGTAGTTATTATTCCTATGTTCAATCGCTACCCCTACAACGAAGAACGGCTCCCAATCGGGGAAAACATCTAAGCGTGTTTTTAAGTTACTTTCCCACAATTCAGCACCATTCAAGCCGGACATTCAGTTAAGCGAAAAACCTAGGTTTCCCCGCGGGCCAGTCAGCTTCCCCAAACTCAAAACCGAAACCCTCCGAGGTGAGATAGTTGTCTTGTGTGGCACAAAGATCGGTGTTCATTATTCCTATTATGTTAAACGGGCGAGTTAGCTATCAAAAAACCCCACCTAAGCTCCTCACAGCCTCCTGACATCGTTTTTAAGCACTTACTAGTCCCTACTTGCCCAGAATTCGCGCTGTAAGTTTGTAACGCTTTTAGCGCGATTTACAGGGTAAAAATTTTCAAACCGGTTTCAAACAAAAAACACCCTCTAACGGTCATTTTTCAATTTCATCCACTTTCTGGCAAATGCTTTTGTCTTTTACAAAACCATTCGTGGACCAGGAAAGAAATGCGGAGCATTTTCCTTTCTTGGTCTACGAATTGAGACAAGCGGAGCGCGTCAGAATCTTACGAACGACACCTCGCTTGGGGGACTGCATCCCCTGACCCCTGCCAAATTCACTCAAACCCACCTTAAAAACGGGTCGGAGACGCCCCTTATTTTAAGGCGAATTTTCGCAAATTTTCGCGCAACAAGTTGCACGCTATGTGGAAATCATAGATTTCCTTACATAGCGTGCAACTATAAGGTTATTTATACATTTCACGCAACAACTTAGGCGCAACAATAATGATATTGTAATTAACAAAAGCAAACCGTATACTTTAGGTTCATGCCTACTGCGGCTTAGCAGGAACCTAGTCGATAAATCGACTTACGTGCATTCTAACTCCCGTTTGATCAGAGAATCATAAATTGAGTTATGTCTTTGGTGGTGTGCGCCATTGTTAACAAAGCACCATCTGGAAACATGTACCAGATGCACTATCTCAAAGTAAGTGACTTCAAAATTCATGCAGTTTCTATGAACTCGTCATAGACGATATTAGGGTGGAACGGTCAACCTGTCTGCGTAAAGACAAACTGGCGAACGGTTAATCCGTCCAAATCATTACGATTTGGCTTGTTCTTACAAAAGGGTATTCCATGGATAATTTTGACCCAATAGCAGCTATTGAAGCAGCCAAGTCAGAGCGGAAATTACGTAAACACCGAAAGTATCAACCTCGCCCATCAAAACTGACGCCTTACCGGTTTGAAATAAAAAAAATGTACGAATCCGGTGCCAGCCTTAGCTTGATCGAACTTCACCTTCGAACAGAGCACAATCTATCGGCTTCTCGATCTACCATTTTAAGATTTCTTCAAAAAGCAGGGATCGTAAAGAATGGCTAGAGGACATTTTGCCAAGGCAGAAAAACAAGCGGCCTCTGTTATGAAAGAAATGCAGGGACAGGGTAACGCTATTGAATCAGTCGGAACGGCTCGAAACTACGAACAAGCTCTGAAAAGTTGCGCTGAATATTTAAAAGAATATAAATTAGGATCTCTTCGAGAAATCACACCTAACATCGCCACTCAATATTTACATATTAGAGCCACGGAAGTGAGTCAAAAAACATTGAACATGGATCGCCAAGCGCTCCAATCCATGATGCAAAATGTTACCCACCAACTCTCTCCCTCTCAATCTCTTGAAATTGTAAAATCAGAAAGAGAAACCATCGAAAAATCCCGAGCCTATTCTAATGAACAAGTTCAAAGAATCATCTCTCATCAATCTGACAAACACGCCTTAACGACACAGATTTGTCATCAAGCCGGTTTACGTGCTCATGAGATGTTTACGCTTCGACCGGTAGACGAACAAAAGGCATCACCTAGAGAAGTTCACCCCCAAAAGTTCTCACACCTAGCTGAATCCAAAACCTACACAGTAAACGGGAAAGGTGGGTTAATACGAGAAGTAAAAATCCCCATTGAACTGGCTGAAAAATTAGAAGCCCGCAGGTTCCAAGAGCCTCAGAAAGTAACAGACCGAGGCGTATTTTATACCAGTCATTACGATGTGGCAGGCGGTCTTAATTTTTCATCTGCGTTTAGCAAAGCTAGTCAGCGTGGACTCGGATTTTCCCATGGAGCCCACGGCTTACGGCACAGCTATGCCCAAGATCGATTTGAAAAACTCTCTTGGAATATCAAAGAGCGAGATGATGTTCTGAAAATTGTGTCTCAGGAACTTGGTCATTTCCGTCCAGAAATCACAGAGGTCTATCTACGATGATCCGAATGTTTGCTATTACTTTTGTCATTTTCATTGGAGCCATAATCTCTGCGCCATTTATCCCCTATTTAGCCCCAGATAATTCAATCTATCTCGTTCAACAAGATCAATCAGGGCAATTACAAATTCTTGCTCAAGGACAAAAAACGTTATGGATTCAGTGGCAATCATGGCTCTACATTGGAGTATTTACGTTATGTCTATGCGCTCTAATCAGCTTCTTAAATACACTTGTTGTTAAATGGTCAGACAAAGAATTAAGTAAGAAAAGAACTGAAGCAGAAGAAGAAAAAAAACGTTATCAAGAACTCCAACAGAGCTACAAAAAGCAATGTCGAAAAGAAGCCAATGAAGCCCTTAAAGAGACAAAAAGAAATGTAGAAATGCACTACGAAGAATCAAAAAAGACTAAATTGTTAGCCAATAAAAAATTAAGTCATGCAGAGCAAATAAACAAAAGAACAAACCTTAGCTTTGACCGAGAACGAAGAGAAACAAGAAGTAAAATGGCTCAAAGAGATAGGCTTCGTGAGAAAAGGAAAAACTTAGCTCAATTATTAGAAAGTGGTGTATTTACGTATAAAGATGGAAGTGTAATCACAATCAACGAGCTAGATAAGATAGCCAAAAGGTTCATAGATGAGAAAGCTCAGAAAGAAGAATAGATCCGCAGAATGAGCCCTTTCGGCTGCGCCGACCCCTACCCATTTCGACTACTTTTTGTAGTGATTTGAGTATCATTTTGGTCGCTTTCCGTGGAGATTTTTCTCTTACCCTTTCGGGCTGCCCTGCGCTGTGTGTAAAGGCTTTCGCCCCCCATCCGAGTCACACAACACTAATCAACTATTCCTTTACCGCGAGTCCTCTCTAGCAGCTACAAGAGGCGGTTTTATCGTGCTTAATGCAAGTTATGATTAGTGCCTTTACCTTTCACCTATCGGACTATCCCTTGGTCGGTGAATGATGCGCATCGCTTTGTCCAAAACATCTTGAGTCCAAACAAAGTGCAGAAATACTTGAAAGAGGTCTTTGAAGTGTTAAACTAAAAGGACTTCGGTGCAGAAGTATTTCGAATTGGGCAGCCTTGCAGGGCTGCCTTTTTCACATCTGAAAGAAGCATAAATCTAAAATCACTTGATCTCAATGATCTATTTCTCACCAAATTCTATTAATTCCATCCAAAACAACCCTTAAAAACGCTAGTTTCATGATTTTATACGTATAATTTACGTAAAGTATACGTATAATATACGTAAATTATACGTATACTTTCATTTTGGTGGCATAGCATGATTTATGTGATTTGTAATGAAAAAGGCGGTTCAGGAAAAAGCAGTATTGCTCAGACCCTATCCGTTTACTTAAAATTAATAAAATCAAAAGACCCTTTGTTAATCGATGCTGATCCTCAAAGAACGACAGCTGAATGGGCAGCAGAAAGATCTGATAGTGATTTACCTCAAATTCCTTGCATTGAACTAACAGGAAATATTACCAAGCCACTACAAGATTTGAATACTCGATATGACTCTATTGTCATCGACTGTGGCGGAGCAGATTCTAAAGCTATGCGTTCAGCTTTAGCATTCGCTGACATTACATTGCTACCATTCAGACCCAAAAGACGAGATTTAAAAGTTGCTCTCGGAATGTCCGAAATCATCGAAACAGCCCAAGCACTAAACTCAAAATTAAAGGTATTTTCCTGCGTAACTCAAACTCCAACATTGCCAAGCCAAGGGTATAGAATTCAAGCAGCCAAGAGCCTATTAACATCTCTAGAGTTAAACCCTTTATCTCACATTACTAGAAATTTAAATGGGTGGGATGATGCTGATGAATCTGGATTAAGTGTCCTTGAATGGGAACAAGATCCAAAAGCAGGTGAAGATGCTAGAGCCTTGTTTGATGAATTAATGGAGGCAATCAATGAAAAATAACCCTTTTGGCGATATTAAAAAAAAGACCAGACCCTCAAAGAAAAATGAGTTTATTGAATCGGCTAAAGTTGACGGTACCGCTTCCAAGTCCCTTGATAAAAATGAAAGAAGAGGTTCTAGCTATATCAACAAAGAAACCGGTGAGAGGATTAAGCTTTCAGGGAAAGTGTTGCAAGTTCCAGTAAATGGTTATGAATTGGAGATCTTAGAAAATGGGGCTAAGAAAGCAGGGTTACCCATAGGTAGTTACTTAAGAAATTTAGGATTAGAGGTTAAATGAATTATTATTTTAACTATCTAATAAAACGAACGATAGACAATATCTATACGTTCGTTTTTTCATGAACATATCAGTAGCAAGTTGTATTTGTAGTAGTACCAATCCTATTAGAGTAACAATTAACAGTAGTATTGTTATTAGATTGAATCGTTCTCATTTGCTGTTGTTGCTGTTGTTGCTGTTGTTGCTGTCTATATTTCTCAATAATATAAACTTGTTGTTCAAGTATTGGCTGAACTGATTTACACCCATTTTTAATATCGTCTTCTTTAGCAGATAAAGCCATTTCATTATATTTAATTACTTTATTCCTCACTTCATCTTGATTATAAACCCAATGATTAAACGTGTCAGATATAGCCCTTTTATATCTTGCGTAATCGTAAGCTGTAAAGTGATCTTTTTTATAACATATTTCATTTTTAACATACAAAAGAGCAGTCTGATCAACTAAATTATCCGGCATTGTTTGTTTAGTGTTGTAACTTGTTGACTGACAAGATGTAAGTGTGAATAATAACAAAATAATCAAACAGTTATTTACTTTAAAAATTTTTTTAATCATGACTTCACCAATATTTTTATATAATTAACATCATAATTAAAATCGATTTCATGTTCCTTGAAAAGTTTTTTTGCCATTTCAATGGCCTCCAATTTCGCTTCATCATTATAATGAACAAGAATTGTTTTTTCTTTTTTAACGTTTTCAACTTTTAAAATATCAAGACTAGATTCAACTTGCCTACAAATCATATTAAAAGCCTCTAACACTTCTAAACTGTGTACAGAACGACTTATCGTATCAGATACAGATTCAAACCCTTTTGCATTCGACTCCAACAGCTTATAAACGTCATCTTTAATTCTAATTGAAGCACTCATTTTAAACCTCATACATTGCATTAATACAAAAACAGAACCATACAGCAGTGGTAAAAAAAACAAAAGTAGTAATTATTGCATTTGTGGTAAGAAGACAAAATAAGGTAAAAGGAAGAGATGTGATATAAATGAATATTCACTCTTACGAAATTGATTCGCGATATAACCATTATGGTAAATGAGCACTTTGTATTACAATGTAATCAACGTAATACAAGGAGGCTTACCATGCCATCTATGTCAGTCAGAATTCCAGAAGATATCGAACAAAAACTAACACTACTTGCCAAGTCCACGGGGCGAACAAAGTCATGGATTACCAACCAAGCAATTCAAGATTACCTAGTTCGTGAGCTTTGGCAGATTAATGAAATTAAAGACGCTTTGAATGAAGCTGATTCGGGACAGTTTGCCAATAAAGAAGAAGTGCAGGACGTATTCTCTAAGTGGGGCGTAAATGCAGATTAAGTGGCTTAAAAAAGCCTTAGTCAACCTAGAACAGTCCGCGGAATATCTACACGAATACAACCCACGATCATCACGTGAATTTGTTCAAGAGGTTTATGACTTAACAAACCTCCTAAAAACAAATCCAGCTATGGGCCGCACTGGGCGAGTGTTTGGAACAAGAGAGCTTATCCTAAATAAGTATCCCTACCTCATACCTTATCGAATCAAAGATAACTGTATTGAAATTTTAAGAGTATTCCCTAC
The sequence above is a segment of the Vibrio casei genome. Coding sequences within it:
- a CDS encoding type II toxin-antitoxin system RelE/ParE family toxin; this translates as MQIKWLKKALVNLEQSAEYLHEYNPRSSREFVQEVYDLTNLLKTNPAMGRTGRVFGTRELILNKYPYLIPYRIKDNCIEILRVFPTRMSQPEFW
- a CDS encoding CopG family ribbon-helix-helix protein, giving the protein MPSMSVRIPEDIEQKLTLLAKSTGRTKSWITNQAIQDYLVRELWQINEIKDALNEADSGQFANKEEVQDVFSKWGVNAD
- a CDS encoding division plane positioning ATPase MipZ, coding for MIYVICNEKGGSGKSSIAQTLSVYLKLIKSKDPLLIDADPQRTTAEWAAERSDSDLPQIPCIELTGNITKPLQDLNTRYDSIVIDCGGADSKAMRSALAFADITLLPFRPKRRDLKVALGMSEIIETAQALNSKLKVFSCVTQTPTLPSQGYRIQAAKSLLTSLELNPLSHITRNLNGWDDADESGLSVLEWEQDPKAGEDARALFDELMEAINEK
- a CDS encoding tyrosine-type recombinase/integrase, with translation MARGHFAKAEKQAASVMKEMQGQGNAIESVGTARNYEQALKSCAEYLKEYKLGSLREITPNIATQYLHIRATEVSQKTLNMDRQALQSMMQNVTHQLSPSQSLEIVKSERETIEKSRAYSNEQVQRIISHQSDKHALTTQICHQAGLRAHEMFTLRPVDEQKASPREVHPQKFSHLAESKTYTVNGKGGLIREVKIPIELAEKLEARRFQEPQKVTDRGVFYTSHYDVAGGLNFSSAFSKASQRGLGFSHGAHGLRHSYAQDRFEKLSWNIKERDDVLKIVSQELGHFRPEITEVYLR